The following proteins come from a genomic window of Lytechinus pictus isolate F3 Inbred chromosome 1, Lp3.0, whole genome shotgun sequence:
- the LOC129260071 gene encoding ras-related protein Rab-20-like has translation MAAAVEKKKADVKIVIVGDATVGKTTFIRRYMDGVFTDNPGQTVGACFFLKQWGNCNIALWDTAGEERFSGLSSFYCRNASAAIIAYDITRKNSFELLQERYIPLLESAKEDCLLCLTGMKNDLVTSNTRQVAHGEAKEFACRLNASRFQEIRRNNPNQKIQAPFFETSSKTGANVDQVFEYIFSSILPRTGGNMAQKKDTVDMSGDSGNSKEQLKKKGCCN, from the exons ATGGCTGCAGcagtagaaaagaaaaaagc TGATGTGAAGATTGTCATTGTTGGTGATGCCACAGTTGGGAAAACAACTTTTATTCGACGATATATGGATGGAGTTTTCACAGACAATCCTGGT CAAACTGTTGGGGCATGTTTCTTTCTGAAACAATGGGGGAACTGCAATATAGCCTTATGG GATACAGCTGGGGAGGAACGGTTTTCTGGTCTGAGTTCGTTCTACTGCCGTAATGCATCTGCTGCCATCATAGCCTATGACATCACAAGAAAGAACTCCTTTGAACTGTTACAGGAGCGTTATATTCCACTCCTTGAATCTGCCAAAGAAGACTGCCTTCTCTGCTTGACAGGAATGAAGAATGACCTTGTCACCAGCAATACCAG ACAAGTAGCACATGGTGAAGCCAAGGAGTTTGCTTGTAGACTCAACGCAAGTCGGTTCCAGGAGATCAGAAGAAACAATCCAAATCAGAAAATCCAGGCCCCTTTCTTCGAGACCAGCTCCAAGACCGGTGCAAATGTGGACCAAGTGTTTGAATATATATTCAGCAGTATCTTGCCAAGGACAGGGGGAAATATGGCACAAAAGAAGGACACAGTTGATATGAGCGGTGACTCTGGGAATTCTAAAGAACAGCTCAAAAAGAAAGGGTGCTGCAATTGA